From Micromonospora sp. NBC_01699, a single genomic window includes:
- a CDS encoding FHA domain-containing protein FhaB/FipA, which produces MAPFVITVARFGFIVLLWVFVFTVVGVIRRDLFAGARSSRLVAAPRGIGAVTGQGKPAKVKRGRAAHQLVVTAGQLAGTRITLGEGQITIGRAEDSTLVITDDYASARHARLVPRSGQWFVEDLGSTNGTYLDRAKVTGPTPVPLGVPIRIGRTSLELRP; this is translated from the coding sequence TTGGCGCCCTTCGTCATCACCGTTGCCCGGTTCGGGTTCATCGTCCTGCTCTGGGTCTTCGTCTTCACCGTGGTCGGGGTGATCCGTCGAGACCTCTTCGCCGGCGCCCGGTCCAGTCGTCTGGTCGCGGCGCCACGGGGGATCGGCGCGGTGACCGGACAGGGCAAGCCAGCGAAGGTGAAGCGCGGCAGAGCGGCTCACCAACTCGTCGTCACCGCCGGTCAGCTCGCCGGCACCCGGATCACTCTGGGTGAAGGGCAGATCACCATCGGCCGCGCGGAGGACTCCACCCTGGTGATTACCGACGACTATGCCTCGGCCCGACACGCCCGACTGGTGCCCCGCTCGGGCCAGTGGTTCGTAGAAGACCTCGGCTCGACTAACGGCACGTACCTCGATCGCGCTAAGGTCACCGGACCAACCCCCGTCCCCCTCGGCGTGCCGATCCGGATCGGCCGCACTTCTCTTGAGTTACGGCCATGA
- a CDS encoding WecB/TagA/CpsF family glycosyltransferase, protein MISKGKRNVLGVLVDAIDYDAAATAVITAAQERRPFALTALAVHGVMTGVLDPPHNARLNSFDVVTPDGQPVRWALNLLHGAALTDRVYGPTLTLRVLSRAADAGLPVYLYGSTEATLARLVPALEQLFPALKFAGVEPSKFRQARPNEENEIADRIRASGARVVLVGLGCPRQEVFAYAMRPLLDMPLLAVGAAFDYHAGLLRKPPPWMQRAGLEWLWRLGLEPGRLWQRYLVLNPAYLARLTAQKTKLWRATPPPPATEPPPTFSV, encoded by the coding sequence ATGATCTCCAAGGGTAAACGGAACGTGCTCGGCGTACTGGTGGACGCGATCGACTACGACGCCGCCGCGACCGCAGTGATCACCGCCGCACAGGAGCGCCGTCCGTTCGCGCTCACCGCGCTGGCCGTACACGGGGTGATGACCGGCGTACTGGACCCGCCGCACAACGCCAGGCTGAACTCGTTCGACGTGGTCACGCCGGACGGCCAGCCCGTCCGCTGGGCCCTCAACCTGCTGCACGGCGCCGCCCTGACCGACCGCGTCTACGGTCCGACGCTGACGCTGCGCGTCCTGTCCCGCGCCGCCGACGCCGGCCTGCCGGTCTACCTGTACGGCTCGACCGAGGCGACCCTGGCCCGGCTGGTGCCAGCGCTGGAGCAACTCTTCCCGGCCCTGAAGTTCGCCGGCGTGGAGCCGTCCAAGTTCCGTCAGGCGCGGCCGAACGAGGAGAACGAGATCGCCGACCGGATCCGCGCCTCGGGCGCCCGGGTCGTGCTGGTCGGGCTCGGCTGCCCCCGCCAGGAGGTCTTCGCGTACGCGATGCGCCCGCTGCTGGACATGCCGCTGCTCGCCGTCGGTGCCGCCTTCGACTACCACGCCGGTCTGCTGCGCAAGCCGCCCCCGTGGATGCAGCGGGCCGGACTGGAGTGGCTGTGGCGACTCGGCCTGGAGCCGGGCCGCCTGTGGCAGCGCTACCTGGTGCTGAACCCCGCCTACCTGGCCCGCCTGACCGCCCAGAAGACCAAACTCTGGCGCGCCACCCCCCCACCCCCCGCCACCGAACCTCCCCCCACCTTTTCTGTTTAG
- a CDS encoding PP2C family protein-serine/threonine phosphatase translates to MTLTLRYAAHSDRGLIRDGNQDSVYAGPRLLAVADGMGGMAAGDVASNIVIGAMAPLDEDVPGDALVDALRSAVDTANQQLRDTVDANPHLEGMGTTLTATLFSGSKIGMVHIGDSRAYLLRDGEFGQITKDDTYVQMLVDEGRITLEEASSHPQRSLLTRALDGRDIDPEYSVRQVLPGDRYLICSDGLSGVVSAETIGQTLREYTDPQQCVERLVQLALRGGGPDNITVVIADATDQDILEAAPIVGGAAARDRGMATSADDSTPAARASALTPPRPASPEPVNASANGDDDSDRPRRRPLRTAVQLIVLAGILGGGLWGGWTYSQRQFYVGATETGQLAVFRGVPGQIAGLDLSSVHATSRAELDDLTNAAQEQVKQGIQAKDEPDAERLLSELTVDRPGNPNLKPTCPPSPSPSSEAPSQTTPAAPPAGTPAVNGTPGGPSSPAAGSGITPSAPAPTDPASPDLLPSDTLPPATPDPAGCRSPE, encoded by the coding sequence ATGACTCTGACCCTGCGCTATGCGGCCCACAGCGACCGCGGTCTGATCCGAGACGGAAACCAGGACTCCGTCTACGCCGGTCCGCGGCTACTCGCCGTGGCGGACGGCATGGGCGGCATGGCCGCCGGTGACGTCGCCAGCAACATTGTCATCGGTGCGATGGCGCCGCTCGACGAGGACGTCCCCGGGGATGCTCTGGTCGACGCGCTGCGCTCCGCCGTCGATACCGCCAACCAGCAACTCCGCGACACGGTGGACGCCAACCCGCACCTGGAGGGCATGGGCACCACCCTGACCGCGACGCTGTTCTCGGGCAGCAAGATCGGCATGGTGCACATCGGTGACTCCCGCGCGTACCTGCTGCGCGACGGTGAGTTCGGCCAGATCACCAAGGACGACACCTACGTCCAGATGCTCGTCGACGAGGGCCGGATCACCCTGGAGGAGGCGAGCAGCCACCCGCAGCGGTCGCTGCTCACCCGGGCCCTGGACGGCCGCGACATCGACCCGGAGTACTCCGTCCGGCAGGTGCTGCCGGGCGACCGCTACCTGATCTGTAGCGACGGCCTCTCCGGCGTGGTGAGCGCCGAGACCATCGGGCAGACCCTGCGCGAGTACACCGACCCGCAGCAGTGCGTGGAGCGGCTGGTCCAGCTCGCGCTGCGCGGTGGCGGCCCGGACAACATCACCGTGGTCATCGCCGACGCCACCGACCAGGACATCCTCGAAGCCGCGCCGATCGTGGGCGGTGCCGCCGCACGGGACCGGGGAATGGCCACGTCGGCCGACGACTCGACGCCGGCCGCTCGGGCCTCGGCGCTCACCCCGCCGCGCCCGGCCAGCCCGGAGCCGGTGAACGCCTCGGCGAACGGCGACGACGACTCCGACCGGCCCCGACGCCGACCGCTGCGTACGGCGGTGCAGTTGATCGTCCTGGCCGGCATCCTCGGCGGCGGTCTCTGGGGCGGCTGGACCTACAGCCAGCGACAGTTCTACGTCGGCGCCACGGAGACCGGGCAACTCGCCGTCTTCCGCGGCGTGCCCGGCCAGATCGCCGGGCTGGACCTGTCCAGCGTGCACGCGACCAGCCGGGCCGAGCTCGACGACCTGACCAACGCCGCCCAGGAGCAGGTCAAGCAGGGGATCCAGGCCAAGGACGAGCCGGACGCGGAACGGCTGCTCTCCGAGCTGACCGTCGACCGGCCGGGCAACCCGAACCTGAAGCCGACCTGCCCGCCGAGCCCCTCGCCGTCGAGCGAGGCCCCGAGCCAGACAACGCCGGCCGCACCCCCTGCCGGTACGCCGGCGGTGAACGGCACCCCCGGCGGTCCGTCGTCGCCCGCGGCGGGTTCGGGTATCACCCCGAGCGCGCCGGCGCCGACCGACCCTGCCAGCCCCGACCTGCTCCCGTCCGACACCCTGCCGCCGGCCACCCCCGACCCGGCGGGATGCCGGTCGCCCGAGTGA
- a CDS encoding DUF3662 and FHA domain-containing protein, which produces MSSGPEEEPVSVLQRFEKRLEGLVEGAFAKVFKGVVHPVEILNAMQREAEAHKAILAGGRTLVPNRYVIDLSPYDHSRLAPYAAALAQELAQSQAEFIGEQAWTVYGDVIVEIERGDGLDTGMFRVTAEVYTGGDVAPVQQQAYEQPGQGGYPPYEQQGGGYGPPPGHGGGRNVRLVSGDGRSYPLQMGSTVIGRGDQANLRLPDVGISRRHARLDFDGAQVVLTDLGSTNGTMVNGQRVSAVALNPGDMVQLGTTTLTFRVDG; this is translated from the coding sequence ATGTCCTCGGGACCCGAGGAGGAGCCGGTGAGCGTGCTGCAACGCTTCGAGAAGCGTCTGGAAGGCCTGGTCGAGGGGGCCTTCGCAAAGGTGTTCAAGGGGGTCGTCCACCCAGTGGAGATCCTCAACGCGATGCAGCGGGAGGCAGAGGCGCACAAGGCGATCCTGGCTGGTGGGCGCACTCTCGTGCCCAACCGCTACGTGATCGATCTCTCGCCGTACGACCACAGCCGGCTCGCGCCGTACGCCGCCGCGCTGGCCCAGGAGCTGGCCCAGTCGCAGGCCGAGTTCATCGGCGAGCAGGCGTGGACGGTCTACGGCGACGTGATCGTCGAGATCGAGCGCGGCGACGGGCTGGACACCGGCATGTTCCGGGTCACGGCCGAGGTCTACACCGGTGGCGACGTCGCGCCGGTGCAGCAGCAGGCGTACGAGCAGCCCGGTCAGGGCGGCTATCCGCCGTACGAGCAGCAGGGTGGTGGCTACGGCCCGCCGCCCGGCCACGGTGGCGGCCGCAACGTGCGGCTGGTCTCCGGTGACGGGCGCAGCTACCCGTTGCAGATGGGCTCGACCGTGATCGGCCGGGGCGACCAGGCCAACCTGCGGCTGCCCGACGTCGGCATCTCCCGCCGACACGCCCGGCTCGACTTCGACGGCGCCCAGGTGGTGCTCACCGATCTGGGTTCGACCAACGGCACGATGGTCAACGGCCAGCGGGTCTCGGCGGTCGCGCTCAATCCAGGTGACATGGTCCAGCTCGGGACGACCACCCTCACGTTCCGAGTGGACGGCTAA
- a CDS encoding NAD-dependent epimerase/dehydratase family protein yields the protein MSVALVTGSGGLIGSEAVRHFAGLGLDVVGIDNDMRRQFFGAEASTAWNVLRLTSDLGGAYTHRDADIRDRDALAEIFRRYGREISVVIHTAAQPSHDWAVRDPFTDFDVNAGGTLNVLQNVREHAPEAAFIHCSTNKVYGDRPNSLPLVEQETRWEIDPEHPYADGIKEDMSIDGTLHSVFGASKVAADVMVQEYGRYFGMRTACFRGGTLTGPAHSATELHGFLAYVMRCNMERRTYKIFGYKGKMVRDAIHSHDVVSAFEAFFRNPRSAAVYNLGGGRHSNCSHLEAFALAEEISGQAMITEYRDENRVGDHQWWIGSNASFQAHYPDWKQIYDVPMILREIYEANVDKWTPQA from the coding sequence GTGAGTGTCGCGCTGGTGACCGGATCAGGCGGTCTGATCGGCTCCGAGGCGGTCCGGCACTTCGCCGGCCTCGGTCTCGACGTTGTTGGCATCGACAACGACATGCGCCGGCAGTTCTTTGGCGCCGAGGCGTCCACCGCGTGGAACGTACTGCGGCTGACCAGCGACCTCGGCGGGGCGTACACCCATCGGGACGCCGACATCCGCGACCGGGACGCGCTGGCGGAGATCTTCCGCCGATACGGCCGCGAGATCTCGGTGGTGATCCACACGGCCGCGCAGCCGTCGCACGACTGGGCCGTCCGGGACCCGTTCACCGACTTCGACGTCAACGCCGGCGGCACGCTCAACGTGCTGCAAAACGTGCGTGAGCACGCGCCCGAGGCGGCGTTCATCCACTGCTCGACCAACAAGGTCTACGGCGACCGGCCGAACAGCCTGCCGCTGGTCGAGCAGGAGACCCGCTGGGAGATCGACCCCGAACACCCGTACGCGGACGGGATCAAGGAGGACATGTCGATCGACGGCACCCTGCACTCCGTCTTCGGCGCCTCGAAGGTCGCCGCCGACGTGATGGTGCAGGAGTACGGCCGCTACTTCGGCATGCGCACCGCCTGCTTCCGGGGCGGCACGCTCACCGGCCCGGCGCACTCCGCCACCGAACTGCACGGCTTCCTCGCGTACGTGATGCGCTGCAACATGGAACGCCGGACGTACAAGATCTTCGGGTACAAGGGCAAGATGGTGCGGGACGCGATCCACAGCCACGACGTGGTGAGCGCGTTCGAGGCGTTCTTCCGCAACCCCCGCTCGGCCGCGGTCTACAACCTCGGCGGTGGGCGTCACTCGAACTGCTCGCACCTGGAGGCGTTCGCGCTGGCCGAGGAGATCTCCGGCCAGGCGATGATCACCGAGTACCGGGACGAGAACCGGGTCGGTGACCACCAGTGGTGGATCGGTTCCAACGCGTCGTTCCAGGCCCACTACCCGGACTGGAAGCAGATCTACGACGTACCGATGATCCTGCGGGAGATCTACGAAGCCAACGTGGACAAGTGGACACCGCAGGCATGA